The following proteins come from a genomic window of Aspergillus oryzae RIB40 DNA, chromosome 4:
- a CDS encoding basic helix-loop-helix domain-containing protein (predicted protein) → MSHAGYSMPNQYGSTNDGVDPSELTMHNSGFMPYNFGSQSFNFGGNSGIDTDELLDLEINGQNGIQRADSMNFLQDQHSSAGISMSHPNQMSQMYSNTPDGAPMHSPFLHNSFNYDHFRAMNQQQPGAHMQNAGSHFEQNYMNTKGRPTLQTMDRSADVRSPMTPKTPALGGLTLGTPESGSFPTAQPIRTGLHPRHQKTLSNQWDGTPGSAHSFGVESPISSPPNPHHVGISEILKSGKHASLPAKVDTHMPGTAQDLESQEAKRRRRRASHNLVERRRRDNINERIQDLSHLVPQHRLEDDKVRKQLVNNTAMSSTGAGSNAATSLLAGGNGRRAAGNITMGLPIEEKEKGPNKGDILNGAVGWMRDLMWSLHVKLQQEAELAELISSLGGTWPFEQTEEEKRMRTEILDALEKNDPSSFSYSRAPGSGLRVPKHTNMAGDPVASNGGLSPQNLNPSFNSGASSNSGTGQAQYWSSSGHAGMSFKEEDEYAMEMN, encoded by the coding sequence ATGTCGCACGCCGGTTATTCTATGCCCAATCAATACGGCAGCACCAATGACGGTGTTGACCCCTCCGAACTAACCATGCACAACAGTGGATTTATGCCATACAACTTTGGATCCCAAAGCTTCAACTTCGGCGGCAACTCCGGAATTGACACGGACGAGTTGCTCGACTTGGAAATTAACGGACAGAATGGCATCCAGCGCGCTGATAGTATGAACTTCCTCCAGGACCAGCACTCGAGCGCTGGGATCTCGATGAGTCACCCGAATCAGATGTCCCAAATGTACTCGAACACGCCGGATGGGGCTCCTATGCACAGTCCCTTCTTGCATAACAGTTTCAATTATGATCATTTCCGAGCCATGAATCAACAGCAGCCGGGTGCGCATATGCAAAATGCCGGCTCCCATTTCGAACAGAACTACATGAATACCAAGGGACGACCCACTCTGCAGACAATGGACCGTTCCGCTGATGTCCGTAGCCCTATGACACCCAAGACTCCTGCCTTAGGCGGCTTAACTCTTGGAACACCGGAGTCAGGCAGTTTCCCAACCGCTCAGCCCATCAGGACCGGATTGCACCCTCGACACCAAAAGACTCTTTCGAACCAGTGGGACGGTACACCCGGAAGTGCTCATTCATTTGGAGTGGAATCTCCCATCTCATCTCCTCCCAATCCCCACCACGTTGGAATCTCTGAAATCCTGAAATCGGGCAAGCATGCTTCCTTGCCGGCCAAGGTTGATACACACATGCCCGGAACTGCCCAGGATCTGGAGTCACAGGAAGCCAAGCGACGTCGTCGGAGAGCCTCACATAACCTGGTCGAGCGCCGCCGGCGCGACAACATCAATGAGCGTATTCAGGACCTGTCCCATCTCGTCCCCCAGCATCGACTAGAGGATGACAAAGTCCGGAAGCAACTCGTCAATAACACCGCCATGTCGAGCACTGGAGCCGGGTCCAACGCAGCCACGTCTTTGTTGGCCGGTGGCAACGGTCGTCGTGCGGCCGGCAACATTACCATGGGCTTGCcgattgaagaaaaggaaaagggcccGAACAAAGGCGACATCTTGAACGGGGCCGTTGGCTGGATGCGAGACTTGATGTGGTCGCTACATGTGAAACTCCAACAGGAAGCCGAACTGGCGGAGCTCATCAGCAGCCTGGGAGGCACGTGGCCATTCGAACAaaccgaggaagagaaacgcATGCGCACAGAGATCCTAGATGcgttggagaagaatgatcCCAGTTCGTTCAGCTACAGCCGGGCGCCGGGTAGTGGGTTGCGAGTGCCGAAGCATACCAATATGGCTGGAGACCCTGTCGCATCCAACGGTGGCTTGAGCCCACAGAACTTGAACCCTTCGTTCAACAGCGGGGCTAGTAGCAACAGCGGGACCGGCCAGGCCCAGTACTGGAGCAGCTCCGGCCACGCGGGGATGAGcttcaaggaggaagatgagtaCGCAATGGAGATGAACTAG
- a CDS encoding putative mitochondrial 2-oxodicarboxylate carrier protein (mitochondrial oxodicarboxylate carrier protein) has product MSANAQKPLPFQYQFAAGAVAGVSEPPISIPTPTHLRTPTLKSNPNLTTNANSASRLYRGISAPILMEAPKRATKFAANDSWGSFYRGLFGVDKQTQSLAVLTGATAGATESFVVVPFELVKIRLQDRASKYNGMLDVVKKIVQTEGPLALYNGLESTLWRHILWNAGYFGCIFQVRAQLPKVEPGNKTQQTRNDLIAGTIGGTAGTILNTPMDVVKSRIQNSPKVAGQTPKYNWAWPAVGTVMKEEGFGALYKGFIPKVLRLGPGGGILLVVFTGVMDFFRTMRGENV; this is encoded by the exons ATGTCGGCCAACGCTCAGAAgcccctccccttccaatACCAGTTCGCCGCCGGTGCGGTGGCTGGTGTGTCTGAG CCGCCCATATCAATCCCGACACCAACCCACCTACGCACCCCAACCCTCAAATCAAACCCAAACCTAACCACGAATGCAAATAGCGCATCCCGTCTGTACCGCGGCATCTCCGCCCCGATCCTCATGGAAGCGCCCAAGCGCGCGACCAAATTCGCCGCAAACGACAGCTGGGGATCCTTCTACCGGGGCCTCTTCGGCGTCGACAAGCAAACACAATCTTTGGCCGTCCTGACCGGCGCAACGGCCGGAGCGACCGAATCCTTCGTCGTGGTCCCCTTCGAGCTCGTCAAGATCCGTCTGCAAGACCGCGCATCCAAGTACAACGGCATGCTGGACGTagtcaagaagatcgtgCAAACCGAGGGTCCTCTGGCTCTGTACAACGGTCTCGAATCGACACTGTGGCGACACATTCTCTGGAACGCCGGATACTTCGGGTGTATTTTCCAGGTCCGGGCGCAGTTGCCTAAGGTCGAGCCTGGCAACAAGACGCAGCAGACGCGGAACGACCTCATCGCGGGTACGATTGGTGGTACGGCGGGTACGATTCTCAACACGCCGATGGATGTGGTGAAGTCGCGGATTCAGAATAGCCCTAAGGTGGCGGGACAGACACCCAAGTATAACTGGGCTTGGCCGGCTGTGGGAACGGtcatgaaggaggagggatTCGGGGCGCTGTACAAGGGTTTCATTCCTAAGGTGCTTCGGTTGGgtcctggtggtggtatttTGTTGGTTGTGTTTACGGGAGTCATGGATTTCTTCCGTACTATGAGGGGTGAGAATGTCTGA
- a CDS encoding putative GPI anchored protein (predicted protein) gives MLVVPLLAWALGPAPLAVQALTDGNSSIYHQKADLDTYNILQRNAAIQSQLSQTSVQGIKKMSDDEGEKFFLDYWYFGETNQTDLQSSQPSEKRQSSLHPRIYPYQPSHPLDLGEFYDSHRWMGQFSPLLRREFKCPAGTNSCTSINRPNSCCSTGSTCELVDDTGSGDVGCCPDGENCSGTIGSCQQGYTSCPASLGGGCCIPGYECVSGGCANVYTVTITVSSTVMVSTVTDTVPATSTVSSSSSSSSSSTTKSSSESTGEFTPPARPTSLSTATASQTGSICPIGFYACSAVYQGGCCRTGRDCDTSSCPQTPSTTITTNDRTIVVPAETEAPPATTGRCASGWFRCADTAGGGCCPTGFACGSSCTAQETATATGTVAKEQPTNSAGDKNLPEGMKMVGISLLLGLLWTI, from the exons ATGCTGGTCgtccctcttcttgcctggGCACTAGGACCAGCACCACTGGCAGTTCAGGCACTGACAGACGGCAACTCATCCATCTACCACCAAAAGGCAGATCTAGACACATACAATATTTTGCAACGCAATGCAGCTATTCAAAGCCAGCTATCTCAGACGTCCGTCCAGggtatcaagaagatgagTGACGACGAAGGCGAGAAGTTCTTTCTCGACTACTGGTACTTCGGAGAGACCAACCAGACAGATCTACAAAGCTCTCAACCCtcagaaaagagacaatCTAGTCTTCACCCTCGGATATATCCTTATCAACCATCCCACCCTCTGGATCTGGGTGAGTTTTACGACTCCCACAGATGGATGGGCCAATTCTCACCGCTTCTTCGGAGAGAATTCAAATGCCCCGCGGGGACAAATTCATGCACCTCGATTAACCGCCCGAACAGCTGCTGCAGTACAGGATCGACCTGTGAGCTGGTGGACGATACAGGGTCTGGGGATGTAGGGTGTTGTCCGGACGGAGAGAATTGCTCTGGTACTATTGGTTCATGTCAACAAGGGTACACTAGCTGTCCTGCGTCATTGGGCGGCGGTTGCTGTATTCCCGGATATGAATGTGTCAGCGGTGGCT GTGCCAACGTGTACACAGTGACTATTACAGTGAGCTCGACCGTTATGGTGTCGACTGTCACGGACACAGTTCCCGCAACTAGCACAGTTTctagcagcagcagcagcagcagtagcagcaCGACAAAGTCATCGTCTGAATCCACCGGGGAGTTTACTCCTCCTGCTCGACCGACGAGTCTCTCAACCGCGACCGCCTCCCAGACTGGGTCAATCTGTCCCATTGGATTTTATGCCTGTTCCGCTGTCTACCAGGGAGGATGCTGCCGGACTGGCCGCGACTGTGACACTAGCTCGTGCCCCCAGACCCCATCGACGACGATCACGACCAACGACCGAACCATTGTGGTCCCCGCCGAGACGGAAGCGCCACCAGCGACTACAGGACGATGCGCGAGCGGGTGGTTCCGCTGCGCAGACACCGCAGGTGGGGGATGCTGTCCAACAGGGTTTGCGTGCGGCTCCAGCTGTACAGCACAGGAAACGGCGACAGCAACGGGGACGGTGGCGAAGGAGCAGCCCACGAACTCCGCCGGCGACAAAAACCTCCCGGAAGGAATGAAGATGGTTGGAATAAGTTTACTACTAGGACTACTCTGGACGATTTAA
- a CDS encoding uncharacterized protein (predicted protein): MSATAAVGDIAGIATLIGQIYNAMGNHIIEKETLIMLLKDYEYRLIADQPYLARGLELRHCQPHAINLYEKLVLLGEWLAAKHIKLRNAQGGLLSRRRWKFPWKFSGKKRVVFQQFLDQVQHASDRVTFSWLCQLLR; the protein is encoded by the exons ATGTCCGCCACCGCTGCTGTTGGAGACATTGCCGGAATCGCTACTCTCATAGGCCAAATATACAATGCTATGGGGAACCATATTATTGAAAAAGAGACACTTATAATGCTTCTAAAAGATTACGAATACCGGCTAATAGCAGACCAACCATATCTTGCGCGTGGGCTAGAGCTTCGCCACTGCCAACCCCATGCTATAAATCTCTATGAGAAACTCGTGCTCCTCGGGGAATGGCTTGCTGCTAAACATATCAAACTACGAAATGCTCAAGGTGGTCTACTTAGTCGCCGGCGGTGGAAATTCCCTTGGAAGTTTagtgggaagaagagggtcGTTTTCCAGCAGTTCCTTGATCAAGTTCAACATGCGTCTGATAG GGTAACGTTCTCATGGCTCTGCCAGCTGCTGCGATAG
- a CDS encoding uncharacterized protein (translation initiation factor 2C (eIF-2C) and related proteins) — translation MSKAIADPLTLRKLQLNSEYPPRPGYGTKGQPVVLWANYLNIIPDSNLILYRYAVDVRPSVSGRKRAQIVRLVLEAPELSSVAANLVTDFKSTIISREKLPLTNNAIIVPVLYRSELEDEPAEDATQYKARILYTNTLRVSQLIEYLTSTDFNQYNEKLPMVQALNILLNHYAMTSPDLVSRGGTRANRTFPLSNKAPLSDKAHLVGGLTAIRGFFSSVRLAAARVLVNVNVSHGAFYNSGRLIDLIDTFQKANGKSLTDLNEFLHGIRGCTLHLRERRNRSGELIIRPKTIHSLARRGDGTDLPLNRKPEIQSFGAGSKGIKFWLEPRQAPASRSSLGSKKKRRQQSGPAASPAGPARLISVYDYFLETYNIRDQRPDLPVINISTRASPTYQLAQEFEILPGQIHNGELSPVQTQDMIKFAVRPPLQNAFSIVNQGADTVGLNPERNTILTRFGISTSRRLITVEGRILDQPNVMYRGNASVKQFSGSWNITSTKFNVPGQRLRKWSYLLVSDKKVQDTFRDVKSFQPVVKKLQAALMDTGVPVDVPFPGKIVRVDKDDTADLDNTLRGAANSLDLLYIVLPKKDSRWYLVIKRLCDVEYGLQTICSVGPKLVAKKGQTMEQYDKSLDQYMRNVAMKFNLKLGGTNHVVDNLRLSIINEDKTMIVGLDVTHPTGSSQVSSATAPSVAAMVASIDKTLGQWPATIQVQSHGGKEEIDSLDGMFKRHLRLWKLLGKHASFPENIIVFRDGISEGQYMKCLTEELPLMRKACREIYPKEMHEKNLPKFTIIIVSKRHHTRFYPTEGQTADKNGNTPPCTIVDRSITDPHCFSFFLQPHSAIHGTARNAFYFVILDEVFSQRYTGKLRPKYKNVAEIVQDLTLNLSYLVGRATKGVRVCCPARYADLVCDRARCYLSRFYEPASETSSVASGASTVQATNRDVLVHEKIRNTMFYI, via the exons ATGTCG AAAGCGATCGCAGATCCCTTGACTCTGAGGAAGCTCCAACTCAATTCCGAATACCCTCCTCGACCAGGATACGGAACCAAGGGACAGCCCGTCGTCCTATGGGCGAACTATCTTAATATTATCCCTGATTCCAATCTGATTTTGTACAGATATGCTGTTGACGTGAGGCCCTCTGTTTCTGGCAGGAAGCGGGCCCAAATCGTGAGATTGGTTCTCGAGGCGCCAGAACTTTCCTCGGTGGCAGCCAACCTAGTCACTGATTTCAAGTCTACCATCATATCACGAGAGAAATTGCCGTTGACAAATAATGCAATCATTGTACCCGTGTTGTACCGAAGTGAGCTAGAGGACGAACCCGCCGAGGACGCTACCCAGTATAAAGCCCGTATCCTGTACACCAATACTCTACGGGTCTCGCAGTTGATAGAATATCTGACATCGACCGACTTTAACCAATATAATGAGAAACTACCAATGGTTCAAGCGCTAAATATTCTTTTGAATCACTACGCCATGACATCTCCGGACCTTGTCTCGCGTGGTGGAACTAGAGCTAACAGAACCTTTCCACTTAGCAACAAGGCCCCACTGTCAGACAAGGCCCATCTAGTCGGTGGGCTGACAGCAATTCGTGGGTTCTTTTCGAGCGTCAGACTCGCCGCTGCTAGGGTCCTGGTTAATGTAAATGTTAGCCATGGGGCATTCTACAACAGCGGACGTCTGATTGACTTGATTGATACATTTCAAAAGGCAAACGGCAAGAGCCTAACTGATTTGAATGAATTTCTGCATGGCATCCGGGGATGCACGCTTCATTTAcgcgaaagaagaaatcgaagcgGCGAGCTTATCATCAGGCCTAAGACCATCCATTCTCTTGCCAGGCGCGGTGATGGCACAGACTTACCACTGAACAGAAAACCCGAGATACAGTCATTTGGCGCGGGCTCTAAAGGTATAAAGTTCTGGCTAGAACCTCGTCAAGCGCCAGCATCCAGGTCTTCTCTGGgatcgaagaaaaagagacgcCAGCAATCAGGACCTGCAGCATCACCAGCTGGACCCGCGAGGTTAATTAGTGTGTATGATTACTTTCTGGAGA CGTACAACATCCGAGACCAACGGCCAGATTTACCTGTCATCAACATTAGCACACGTGCTAGCCCTACATACCAATTGGCACAAGAGTTCGAGATACTTCCGGGCCAGATTCACAACGGAGAGTTGTCCCCCGTCCAGACGCAAGACATGATCAAATTTGCTGTACGCCCACCCTTGCAGAACGCCTTTTCTATCGTCAACCAAGGAGCAGATACTGTTGGCTTGAACCCTGAAAGGAATACAATACTG ACACGATTCGGTATATCTACGTCGAGGCGGCTGATCACCGTTGAGGGGCGCATCTTGGACCAGCCAAATGTTATGTACCGGGGGAATGCCAGCGTAAAGCAATTTTCAGGCTCCTGGAATATAACGAGCACCAAATTCAACGTCCCCGGCCAACGGCTGCGGAAATGGTCGTATCTTCTGGTCTCGGACAAGAAAGTACAAGATACATTTCGTGACGTGAAAAGCTTTCAGCCAGttgtcaagaagctccaggCTGCCCTTATGGACACCGGCGTTCCGGTAGACGTGCCCTTCCCTGGAAAGATAGTCAGAGTGGATAAGGATGACACAGCGGACCTTGATAATACTCTTAGAGGAGCAGCCAACAGTTTAGACCTTCTCTACATCGTTTTGCCCAAGAAAGACAGTCGCTGGTACCTAGTAATCAAGCGGTTGTGTGATGTGGAGTACGGATTGCAGACGATTTGCAGTGTTGGTCCTAAGCTGGTGGCGAAGAAAGGTCAAACGATGGAACAATATGACAAGTCCCTGGATCAGTATATGAGGAATGTGGCAATGAAGTTCAACCTGAAGCTGGGCGGGACGAATCACGTTGTGGATAATCTTCGTTTGAGTATCATCAATGAAGACAAGACCATGATTGTTGGCTTGGATGTAACACATCCAACAGGGTCTTCGCAGGTCTCTTCAGCCACTGCACCTAGCGTGGCAGCGATGGTTGCTAGCATCGACAAAACACTTGGGCAATGGCCCGCAACTATTCAGGTCCAGTCTCACggtggaaaggaggaaatcGATAGCTTGGATGGTATGTTTAAGCGGCACCTTAGGCTATGGAAGCTCCTGGGAAAACACGCGTCATTCCCTGAAAACATTATCGTCTTCCGAGACGGAATCTCGGAAGGTCAGTATATGAAGTGCTTGACCGAAGAGCTGCCTCTAATGCGGAAGGCTTGTCGAGAAATATATCCTAAGGAAATGCATGAGAAAAATCTTCCTAAGTTCACCATTATTATTGTCAGCAAGCGGCATCACACGCGCTTCTACCCTACTGAAGGACAAACTGCTGACAAAAATGGAAACACACCACCGTGCACGATCGTCGATCGATCTATCACTGATCCCCactgtttcagcttctttctccagcCTCATTCCGCTATCCACGGAACTGCCCGCAACGCCTTCTATTTTGTGATCCTAGATGAGGTTTTCAGCCAGCGATATACGGGGAAGCTTCGTCCCAAATACAAGAACGTCGCCGAGATTGTGCAAGATCTGACTTTGAATCTGAGCTACCTCGTTGGACGTGCTACAAAGGGGGTTAGAGTCTGTTGCCCTGCGCGATACGCCGACCTGGTCTGTGACCGGGCCAGATGCTATCTGAGTCGATTTTACGAACCGGCGTCTGAGACCTCATCGGTGGCCAGTGGTGCTAGTACAGTGCAGGCAACAAACAGGGATGTGCTTGTTCACGAGAAAATCAGAAATACAATGTTTTACATCTAA
- a CDS encoding Zn(II)2Cys6 transcription factor domain-containing protein (predicted protein) has protein sequence MNPLLAERGNPPPRRKSCEACKTAKRRCDLAFPACSRCTTRNTPCIYPGRQPAIPQELIDEMVESIAQTVDTPLSFDAGVSCMTEFSIPELPDPPAVAHPFDVFDPQWDYIDINAPCLSSESHSGVLIPRPSNTMTAPVARPPMPLSAIIASRLQFAIDVLKDVPKMMVQENQTPWSHKQLYINGMPKYMQGESTYNFSSSYTHNRKQKKRLTNSTTDAYTSCALHITLNPLNRPLITSLINTNIQTLLTSPVPTTPLETLSHTHALLLYQIMLFFSPDPNSNVSLIPHIESSALTLLSCIYFPDPTNTPTIFPPTPEAKQDFWTSWIFQESARRTVLFAFYLIQLYKSVQGYRNLVCDGRLGLVHSWYLSAHLWGAQDAAEFGAAWVEKDHFVVGELNFGRVLTEARAGDVDVFGRMLLVSYLGIEEARAWFLARGAIL, from the coding sequence ATGAACCCCTTATTGGCCGAGCGAGGAAACCCCCCACCGCGACGCAAATCATGCGAAGCGTGCAAGACCGCCAAGCGACGCTGCGATCTGGCATTCCCGGCTTGTTCTCGATGCACTACCAGGAATACGCCATGCATTTACCCGGGACGACAGCCCGCAATACCACAGGAGCTGATCGACGAGATGGTCGAATCCATTGCTCAGACGGTTGATACGCCGTTATCGTTTGATGCCGGTGTCTCGTGCATGACCGAGTTCAGTATACCTGAGCTACCCGACCCTCCTGCTGTTGCTCATCCGTTCGATGTCTTCGATCCACAGTGGGATTACATTGATATCAACGCCCCATGCCTGTCATCGGAATCACATAGTGGTGTCCTCATTCCACGACCAAGCAACACAATGACCGCTCCGGTAGCAAGACCCCCGATGCCTCTCTCAGCTATCATAGCATCCCGGCTCCAATTCGCCATCGATGTCCTCAAAGATGTCCCCAAGATGATGGTCCAAGAGAACCAAACCCCTTGGTCTCATAAGCAGCTCTACATAAATGGCATGCCAAAATACATGCAAGGCGAGTCAACCTAcaatttctcttcctcttacACCCAcaatagaaaacaaaagaagagactAACCAACTCAACAACAGACGCCTACACAAGCTGCGCCCTCCACATAACCCTAAACCCCCTCAACAGGCCCCTAATAACCTCCCTAATAAACACCAACatccaaaccctcctcacATCCCCGGTGCCCACAACACCCCTAGAAACCCTCTCCCACACACACGCCCTCCTCCTCTACCAAAtcatgctcttcttctccccagaCCCAAACTCCAACGTCTCCCTAATTCCCCACATCGAATCCTCAGCCCTAACCCTCCTCTCCTGTATCTACTTCCCCGACCCCACAAACACCCCCACCATCTTCCCACCCACCCCAGAAGCAAAACAAGACTTCTGGACCTCGTGGATCTTCCAAGAATCCGCGCGCAGAACCGTCCTCTTCGCGTTCTATCTTATACAGCTCTATAAGTCAGTCCAGGGGTATAGGAATCTCGTCTGTGATGGTAGGCTGGGGCTGGTGCATAGCTGGTACCTCTCGGCGCATTTGTGGGGGGCGCAAGATGCGGCGGAGTTTGGGGCGGCgtgggtggagaaggatcaTTTTGTTGTTGGGGAGTTGAATTTTGGGAGGGTGCTTACTGAGGCGAGGGCTGGGGATGTGGATGTTTTTGGGAGGATGCTTTTGGTTAGTTATTTGGGGATTGAGGAGGCTAGGGCTTGGTTTTTGGCTAGGGGGGCTATTTTGTAG
- a CDS encoding NmrA/HSCARG family protein (predicted protein): MSTSTFFVCGATGTQGGAVINHLLKAGAEVHAITRNLDTPAAQNLQSRGVNLSQGDFTDLETFKQSMKGCTALFLNLMPDLRVPNSEVHQAENILSTAKEAGIRHVIYSSGFSVNEPQRLRNWDPNSFVAKILLNKQAVENKVRTAGFEYWTILRPGNFMANYLHPLVQMYPGFVETGVWTTALLPETKLPMVDHNDIGAFGAAALFDPARFHEKEIEIASEFMHPEDVTKALSRATGRDVKVDFLSQEEIEKQATQNPFIGGQLLARDMAQFVDLEEVRAWKLPLGTFEKFLEREKERVKTTWSV; the protein is encoded by the coding sequence ATGtccacctccaccttcttCGTTTGCGGTGCCACCGGCACCCAAGGCGGCGCCGTGATCAACCACCTCCTCAAAGCCGGCGCCGAAGTCCACGCCATAACCCGCAACCTAGACACCCCAGCGGCCCAGAACCTACAATCCCGCGGTGTAAACCTCAGTCAAGGGGACTTCACCGACCTAGAAACATTCAAACAAAGCATGAAGGGATGCACCGCGCTCTTCCTCAACCTAATGCCCGACCTACGTGTCCCAAACAGCGAAGTCCACCAGGCCGAAAACATTCTATCAACCGCCAAAGAAGCGGGCATCAGGCACGTCATCTACTCTAGTGGGTTTTCTGTCAACGAGCCCCAACGCCTAAGGAACTGGGACCCGAACAGTTTCGTGGCGAAGATTCTACTCAACAAACAAGCCGTCGAAAATAAAGTGAGAACAGCTGGATTCGAGTACTGGACTATTTTACGACCTGGCAACTTCATGGCGAATTACTTGCATCCCCTTGTTCAGATGTATCCCGGGTTTGTTGAGACCGGCGTCTGGACTACCGCTCTACTTCCTGAGACGAAGCTTCCGATGGTGGATCACAATGATATCGGAGCTTTTGGGGCTGCGGCACTGTTCGATCCCGCAAGATTccatgagaaggagattgagattGCTTCCGAGTTTATGCATCCGGAGGATGTGACGAAGGCATTGTCGCGCGCGACTGGCAGGGATGTCAAAGTGGACTTTTTGTCgcaggaagagattgaaaagCAAGCTACGCAGAATCCGTTCATTGGGGGCCAGTTGTTGGCCCGCGATATGGCACAGTTTGTAGATTTGGAGGAGGTGAGAGCTTGGAAGCTGCCTTTGGGGACGTTCGAGAAGTttttggagagggagaaggagagggtAAAAACGACTTGGTCTGTTTAA